A stretch of DNA from Schistocerca americana isolate TAMUIC-IGC-003095 chromosome 3, iqSchAmer2.1, whole genome shotgun sequence:
ttaataccgtttagtttgttcttttatgatttgacctgatttgttatattgtatatattgtaaatattgttgtaatgtttttgactcgaaataaataaataactctttTTCCACTGTTGACCAATCGGTACATGCCAACACTTTGCAGGATGTTGATGAAGGTGCTGCTATATTCATTTAtggtattagtgttgatgttaatgtccccacgcataaatatgttgacctttgtacaTCATGGCGCCACTGCAGTTTCAGCTAGCAGTGGCGCCAATTGAATTGCTCTTGGAAGCCGTGCCGGAACAGGAAGTTAGGTAGGTTTCAGTCTACTGTTCAGTTTCGTAGTGCTCAGGAGTTGGTTTGGATTGTGGTGCGTTGAGGTGTTAACATGTGGGTGTTACGTGGCGGTGGTAaagcgttatttatttatttatttatttatttttttttttttcagacctcTTAATATTGTATGTGTTGTAACCTATAGAACAGTTCCATGGAACAGACTATTTAGGTaggacaagtgtgtgtgtgttttcaaatgATTGGGATGGACGCCCACGTGGAAGAACGTGATGAAAGATCAGTGGAAAGAACGTTGACAGCAGATGAACGCAGCAAATTAGAGAATCAAAATAGCAGACTAGTTCCTCAGTTTCTGGCAACGAAATTAGAATTAGAAGCAAAGAAGAATTGGGATCTTTTTTATAAACGAAACGACACGCGTTTTTTTAAGGATAGACATTGGACTGTTAGAGAATTCAGTGAATTATCAGAGTGTTCTGCAAGTGAAAAATCGAAAGTTCTTTTAGAAGTAGGTTGCGGAGTGGGAAACTTCGTTTACCCATTAATTGAGGAGAAATTGAATTTGTTCATTTATGCATGCGATTTCTCGCCGAGAGCAATAGAATACGTGAAGTCGCATTCGTTGTACGATGAGACGAAGATAAAAGCGTTTCAGGTGGACATAACAActgatgaaatatttcattatttacaatGTGGATCAGTCGATATTGTAACATTGGTCTTCGTACTTTCTGCTATTCATCCACATAAGTTCTTGCAAACATTGAGGACATTATTTAAATTGTTGAAGCCAGGAGGAATTATGCTGTTTCGAGATTATGGTCTTTACGACATGGCGCAACTCAGGTTTAAACCAGGAAATAAAATAGCGGAAAATTTTTATATGCGCCAGGACGGTACAAGGTAAGCACATTTTAAATTGGTTGATATATAGTTGATTTAATGCTAACAGATCTGATAATTGTCATGGCTGGTGGCCAATGGATAAAGGTTGCATTACCAAGCGTTTTAAATTACTATAACTACAGTAATGTTGTATTCATATAAAACATTTGATGAGGGTGATTAACTGCTTAGACAACTGTAAAATTAATTTGACTTCTTCGCATTGTAACTGTTGTACAGCAGCAGTGGGTACTTTAAAAGCTATGAAATTTCCAACTTGTCATTTACAGGAGCTATTACTTTTCGGTTGAAGAAGTTCACCAGTTAGTGAAAGATGCTGGATTTCAAGTAACCACTAATTCATACATTCACAGGCGAACAGTTAACAAAAAGGAAGAAATTGATGTACCCAGAATTTTTATTCAAGGAAAATTCAGAAAAGTTCCTCCATAATAGGTAAAGTATTAATTTTATAGTTTATTGGGTAAAGAGGTACTCTTTCATTTGGTTGGGAGACTGTAGTAACAGATGGTATTGACGTTCATTTCTGTGTACTCAATGTAGCAGATGTGGGTCCTCCCCATGCCTCTATGCTGCCCcacatctaacctcctgactgcacctacctGCCCTACCCACTCTCCACCTTTCCCCGgacactccccagcagcacttcactgtcccccaccccctaTGCTACTATCTCCCCTCACACCAGCCTTATCctcacccccacccagttgccactccctttcATTGTACCTATCAGTGACACAGCATCTCTGCTTTGTTGTGTAGCAACCTTCCTTTTTATAatgttgttgcattccatcctgggttttccattgttcgaTTTTCCTTAGCATGCAAATTAATGCATTATCTACCAAGCCCAACATTTTAGCTTTGGAATGATGGAATCCAACATAGTGTTAAAGGAAGTTTTGCTTAACAACTGGCACTACAGGTTAgcaaacaaaccataaaaaaatgtttGAGGAATGCAGACACTGAATTTGAAACTAATTTCCTGCACTTGCACATTAGAGTTTACAAATGTTGCAGGATGTTGTGGTTCTTGCTGTGCAATAAAGCCAGTTTGTAAATGTTGTCAGATGTAGTGATAATTGCTTGAACAAAGTTATTGAGAGCACATTCTATCAGATAATCATAATTTGATATTTTTTAGTTGTACAGCTGAAatgaatgtttctctctctctctctctctctctctctctctccataaatGTAATGCCAAGGTCTCTGTCATCAGGGCGGTACGTCTCTATCATGGCCTTAGagcagtggtcatcaaactgcgGCCCGCAGGCTGTGTGGAGCCCAAATAGAGTATTTGTGTGGCCTGTGATTGAGCTGTATTTGATAATATGCATGTAGCAATGAATATCcaaatccacaaacatcaaatcTAGTATTTGTGTGGCCCACAgtcctcagccgtattttataatacgCGTCTTGTGGGTGCGTTGTCAACAGTATGTGTGTCTTCAATTATTTTGAAGATAGCTGCATGTGATCCATATGTAGTGTTTAGTAGTGGAAGTGCAGGTAGGTTTAAGTGCCTGCAGAGACAAGGATTCCCTCTTAGGTGCATTCTCACTGAAGATACTCATAAGAATCGAAGTGTTAACTGGACAAAGCTCaggcagaagaagaaaatgcaagAGTGGGCTAGGCAAAGGAGTCAGGGGAAGGGATTGCTCCAGGAAGATGAGGAAGAGAATAAAGATAATGGATATGGACAGCATTAGTCACTATAGGTACAacgatattttcaaaaattgaaataaaaacttctAATGTGAATTCCTGTAAACTGCCTTTTTTGGATGTAGTGTACCTTTTCTCAGGAACTGTAAAagctaacatcctgaaatttgCCCTAGTTCTAAGAACTACCAAGAAATGTctgttaaaatttgagaaaaatagagcagttccaggtagcacaaaaatgaaaaattgtcaGAGAAACTATGACCTTCAACAAAAATCTGTTCCACATGTTTTATTAGCATCTGATGAAGATGTAAATTGTGAAATTCAAGTTTTATTTCTCGGTTAGTTTACAAGGAAAGATACATCATAAAAACAATGGCAATCAAAAATTCAAAGCAATTTATGTACAACATACTGtttcaattgggggggggggggggggggggagggaatgtttTATTGTTGGTCTTCCAATATTGACAACTTGTGGACGTGACTCATATTGATCAGCAGCTAAGATATAAATTTCAGACATGGATTTGTGAATGCATATTATACAGACAGTTATCTTTAAATGAAGTAGGCCTACATACTTTGGCaaggaaaatgaaattaaattaaggctattgtaatgcaacaaaatgagaacaaaataaatgacattctCAATATTTAGTAAACATATCTGATCATGTCATATTGCATAATTCATTTACATGAGGAAAATTACTGCTATTAACCAATCAGTTGCTCACAAAGGCCTCACTAATACTTAGGCAATTACAGTGTTAAAACTTTTGGGTTCACTGAGGTTGGTGGTGATTTGAAATGACCAGGCGACACGAAATGTTCAGAGTGGTGCCAGCTTCTAACGATAGCCAGCATATCATGCTcttactatagctagtctattgTTGGTTTATAATGTGCTAATATATGCAGATTACCAATTACTAAGTTAGTGACACATGCAGCCTGAGGTACCTCCACGCAATGTTATTGGCTCTGAAGCAAGAAAGTCTGTTGACCACTGTTAATGATCACATGATTTGCGATTAAATGGGGCAAggtattgcattgctgtttgtgtccaTGGCCAGAAATTGGAAATCAATTCTTTCCCTACATGAGGCCTAAATATATAATACATGTTGATAAAGTTCatgtatttttttaatcattaCTTTGTAAGCTCTTACTGGTGCAGCAGGTTGCTCACTGCTGTTTCAATATATGTTACACAGTTTGAACTTGGAGGTTGGACAGGGGATTTGGTTATCCTAAACAACTTCCAACAAAATGTCATACATTGTGCAGTATTTGCAACAGGTTACTGACTGCTGCTTTTTATGGAAGTTTCACATCTTGACATAGTTTCAAAATTGGGATATTAGAGATTTCATTAACATCATTGTTATGAATCTATTGTTGGTTACTGATACGTGTGCTTTTAATGCATAGGCTGGAATGATCACcacagtaaaataagggaaatcagagctcgtacggaaatatataggtgttcatttgttcattctttccgtgcactGTACAAGATTggcataatagagaattgtgaaggtggttcgatgaaccctctgccaggcacttaaatgtgattttcagattatccatgtagatgtagatgcatccccataccatctacacacacacacacacacacacacacacacacagttaggcCTAGCCTTGTAGCTATGAGAAACATATAGCAGCACCTACTGTGTTACCTCTTAACAGTGAATTTGTGTCCTAGACTTGAGTGTAATATTCAGTTCTGTGATGTGAAAGAGAAGCGGCTGATTATTGTTGCTGACTTTAGCTCTATCTGAGTGTTTTATAATAGAGAAGTTGAAGAATAACAGTATATGCAGGTTTTACAGTATTTTTTCATTACAGGGTAGAGAGAGCAGCAGTGTCAAAATAGTGCTGCAGACAAGTTATTTGGAATGATGAATTGTGCTGTGCCTTACGGCACTCCATGGAAGAATTTGGGTTTGGCAGATGCCTGGTGAATGTTACCTGCCATGTCCACTATTAGATGCCTGGATACTGGTGATCAGAAATGTAAATATATTACATATGTGATGTTGAAGAAAAGGCCATAACATTTTGACACATGGTGTGAATGTATGGGTAGACTGCTATCTGTACTGTGTGGATAGTGAATTGTGTGTGCCAGCTGGTCTCCGTAAAGGTAAGCATTTATAGATTACTACATTTGAGTTTCGGGGAAATTTTGTCTGAGTTGGTGGTTTAAATTTGCTGGTTCATGCTGATAATGGGTTTTTGGTTTAAATTTGTTGGTTCATTGTAATAGTGTTCAGAATACAGTAATTCTTACCAGTGTGTATAGTGGTGTGCATATATGGGTGGTGGAGCAGTGTGTAATGCAAGCAGCAGTGCACTAAATGCTgcagccagtagtgtaattatgccTTGTCTATTTGTGGATTAGGAGGGGGTGAGGGTACTTACACTAGTGTTCAGTGTTGCAGTACAAAGTTAGGATTGCCAACTGTCCCGTGAAGTATGGGTTTTTCTGTATTTGAGGATTGCAAAAATTATCCCATATGAATCTTATATTGGTTGCttaaaatacatttaatatttctATGTTGATGTACAGCATTTGTTACTCATTACTTCACTATTAGGTGTGGCCTGTATGCTGCATTGACATACTGAAGTAtcaattattcttacagcatggtTTTCAGAACAGGATATGGTACATTGCATCACTGATTCATTGTTAGACAATGCATTTGTTAGTTAGCTTTATTTAAATTGAAGTTACAAAAGTTGACAATTTCGAACGTGGCTGTATTTAAATGGGGCAATACTAACTCCTGGTCTGAGACGTGTCTAATTTACTGTTTAAGTCAATTAAATGTGTTTAtctagaaaaattacaaatgtcccTTACCAGCATGTCAAAAATAATTTGTCCAAGGCAAAATGCACAAGATATAATTTAAGtttaccatttttttctgaaatttctaaAAATGACTGTTCATTAAAGAAACGAAATAGGCATTAGTCTACTCCAGAATAGGACCAGGGCCGTACTTACATGTTTCGGTAGGAACGTTGTTAGTGTTGCCATAGGCAGAAACTATAATTATTCTTCATAAGAGTTGTGTGAAcaatagtgaaatttataatcaTGATTGTCAGAGATATTCAGTtcctgcaatttaagctgtgctcttaggattCTGACTAACCACACTCTTTGAAAAAGTGGCAAAaaatttcctatttgtgtgtttctgCTTCGTAAGTGGTTATTGGATGACTACATAGCATGGCCTATGATCTGAATGTCTGTCATTGCTTGGTGGATCACGTGATGTGGCTGACAAAAGTGCACCATGCAGGAAAGTCTCtttcagtgctttggaaactaCCATGCTGTATTTGATGGAATTCATACTTGtactttcataatacaaaataTGCAGTATACATGTTGCCctgcatcaaagatatttccaaaacattgataagctttacagctcTGAGGGACAGAATGTTGTcattaacgggggggggggggggggggaatttacatACATCTGGGAAAGTGTATTTTCACTCAGTTAAAAGCCTCTTCATGCTgggaatttttttcttgtccatACATACTCCCAGATcttaaaacacgcctcgtattgtGGTACGAATTGTATCAAAATTTGCCAAAATATTTGTCTGCAGTGATGATATAATAGTTCAGATGACCTACTGTGATATATTTTCATGTCTTTCGCTCCTATCTGACTGTTGCGTGTAAGATGCAATAATTGCTGAAAATATTATTGGTGATAATGCCTATTATTCGTCTTATGTTTCAGATGGAGAAGTGAATTGGGTGCAGTGAATTAAAGGTAAGTTTGGGtgatggggggtggggtggggggggggggggggaagggggctccACTCCAGGGAAGTGGCTCAATCTGGGTTTTCATATTTGGGTTGGATTATGTGATGATATAATAGTTCAGATGAACTACTTTGATATGTATTCTTATGTCTTTCGCTCCTATCTGATAAGCATGTTAAATTATTGGATATTTACACTAAAACTTCGAACAGTAAAACCACCTATCTCGTCTTGTTTCAGATGGAACAAAGGGGCAGTTGCAGTAATTTAAGGTAAGGTGGACATGTTTTACTTCATAAAGCAGGAGTCAATTGATGTTTGTTGTTTGAGGTCTGTTGTAGTGTGGGTGACAGTGTAAGGAGAGTTAACTAAAATAATTGGGCAGTGAATATTTTAAAATATGCAGTtcgtaaacttaaattttattaaaCATACAAACTATGATGAAATAATAGTTCAGATGAACTGCTGTGATATGTATTCCTATGTCTTTCGCTCCTAACTGATGCTGTGTGTGAAGTGCagaataattttggaaaaaatatttgattgtaattgctctatttatttcctttcagGTGAATGCTGTGCCAGTAACACGAAGGGTAAGTAATCATTGTGTTGCAAAAAAGGTAGTGCTCTTTCATAGTTGGACAATGAACAGTATTAAGTTCACATGTCTAGCAGCAGTGGAGCTCGATGCATACTCAGTTGCCAATAACAGTTACAACATATGTtgtttctgtgtgtaaatttatttATGCTTACTAAtacttaccgtatttacttgaatctaagctgcacttttttccggtttttgtaatccaaaaacccgcctgcggcttagaatgagagtgcaaagcaagtggaggagggggggggggggggggggagaatttacATACATCTGGGAAAGTGTATTTTCACTCAGTAAAAAGCCTCTTCATGCTgggaatttttttcttgtccatACATACTCCCAGATcttaaaacacgcctcgtattgtGGTACGAATTGTATCAAAATTTGCCAAAATATTTGTCTGCAATGATGATATAATAGTTCAGATGACCTACTGTGATATATTTTCATGTCTTTCGCTCCTATCTGACTGTTGCGTGTAAGATGCAATAATTGCTGAAAATATTATTGGTGATAATGCCTATTATTCGTCTTATGTTTCAGATGGAGAAGTGAATTGGGTGCAGTGAATTAAAGGTAAGTTTGggtgatggcgggggggggggggggagggatggggctCCACTCCAGGGAAGTGGCTCAATCTGGATTTTCATATTTGGGTTGGATTATGTGATGATATAATAGTTCAGATGAACTACTTTGATATGTATTCTTATGTCTTTCGCTCCTATCTGATAAGCATGTTAAATTATTGGATATTTACACTACAACTTCGAACAGTAAAACCACCTATCTCGTCTTGTTTCAGATGGAACAAAGGGGCAGTTGCAGTAATTTAAGGTAAGGTGGACATGTTTTACTTCATAAAGCAGGAGTCAATTGATGTTTGTTGTTTGAGGTCTGTTGTAGTGTGGGTGACAGTGTAAGGAGAGTTAACTAAAATAATTGGGTagtgaatattttaaaatattcagttcataaacttaaattttattaaaCATACAAACTATGATGAAATAATAGTTCAGATGAACTGCTGTGATATGTATTCCTATGTCTTTCGCTCCTAACTGATGCTGTGTGTGAAGTGCagaataattttggaaaaaatatttgattgtaatttctctatttatttcctttcagGTGAATGCTGTGCCAGTAACACGAAGGGTAAGTAATCATTGTTGCAAAAAAAGGTAGTGCTCTTTCATAGTTAGACAATGAACAGTATTAACAGTTCACATGTCTAGCAGCAGTGGAGCTCGATGCATACTCAGTTGCCAATAACAGTTACAACATATGTtgtttctgtgtgtaaatttatttATACTTACTAAtacttaccgtatttacttgaatctaagctgcactttttttccggtttttgtaatccaaaaacccgcctgcggcttagaatgagagtgcaaagcaagtggaggaggggggggggggggggagaatttacATACATCTGGGAAAGTGTATTTTCACTCAGTAAAAAGCCTCTTCATGCTgggaatttttttcttgtccatACATACTCCCAGATcttaaaacacgcctcgtattgtGGTACGAATTGTATCAAAATTTGCCAAAATATTTGTCTGCAATGATGATATAATAGTTCAGATGACCTACTGTGATATATTTTCATGTCTTTCGCTCCTATCTGACTGTTGCGTGTAAGATGCAATAATTGCTGAAAATATTATTGGTGATAATGCCTATTATTCGTCTTATGTTTCAGATGGAGAAGTGAATTGGGTGCAGTGAATTAAAGGTAAGTTTGggtgatggcgggggggggggggggatggggctcCACTCCAGGGAAGTGGCTCAATCTGGATTTTCATATTTGGGTTGGATTATGTGATGATATAATAGTTCAGATGAACTACTTTGATATGTATTCTTATGTCTTTCGCTCCTATCTGATAAGCATGTTAAATTATTGGATATTTACACTACAACTTCGAACAGTAAAACCACCTATCTCGTCTTGTTTCAGATGGAACAAAGGGGCAGTTGCAGTAATTTAAGGTAAGGTGGACATGTTTTACTTCATAAAGCAGGAGTCAATTGATGTTTGTTGTTTGAGGTCTGTTGTAGTGTGGGTGACAGTGTAAGGAGAGTTAACTAAAATAATTGGGTagtgaatattttaaaatattcagttcataaacttaaattttattaaaCATACAAACTATGATGAAATAATAGTTCAGATGAACTGCTGTGATATGTATTCCTATGTCTTTCGCTCCTAACTGATGCTGTGTGTGAAGTGCagaataattttggaaaaaatatttgattgtaatttctctatttatttcctttcagGTGAATGCTGTGCCAGTAACACGAAGGGTAAGTAATCATTGTTGCAAAAAAAGGTAGTGCTCTTTCATAGTTAGACAATGAACAGTATTAACAGTTCACATGTCTAGCAGCAGTGGAGCTCGATGCATACTCAGTTGCCAATAACAGTTACAACATATGTtgtttctgtgtgtaaatttatttATACTTACTAAtacttaccgtatttacttgaatctaagctgcactttttttccggtttttgtaatccaaaaacccgcctgcggcttagaatagagtgcaaagcaagtggaagttctgaaaaatgttggtaggtgccgccacaactaacttctgccgtcgaatatatgtagtgctacacaggcatgctttgtaggcacaaagataaatactggcgccaaaacctctgcgtcaggaaataaattttaaaaaagggtggaagatgagcttttttctccgcctcgagtttagaccactgcattttcatacattatccaaagtagtaaatacaaattctgtattgttcatcttcgaatgtagcagaatttcaatgtactatgaaaatctgacTGGGAAGACTGTTACGGGTGTTTGTCAATacggccaactctacattctgaatttttttcctacctgagaagagatggttgctaataggaacctgatgaaatgtgaatcagatgcagtattctcttcaccataagaataatacgaatatgaacattttgccatgtattctttcgtgtttgctgctgtctcatttaaatcctgtctgcctaataaactacgaaacgagagtgagacaacagcaaacacggaagaatatacgtattgtGATGTTTATATtcatgtattattcttatgcctaatagtgatagtcagaaatgaagcacggcaactgactagatttttaaatctcgttccgaacatgttctatcatacgcagtctattatttggttcttgttgaccattatcaaagaaagcagcagtgtaagtaacaacaaatagcagtctcttgccattgtttcgctaatgagacgattcctttttttattttattgtaagcggtggtagcgtgcacaaaagcaagccgagcggcgacaggccgtaaacacgcactatcagaatgcgacaaacaatgcatgacacagtacagtaatgcgttttcagcttagagtgacgtaaactcatataacaaagaaaatggcacttatcagatcaaagcaaaataagcaatcgattcaaaccagacaaagcacatgaaaaaggaagggtacccttataaatacggacggagcgcctgacgcata
This window harbors:
- the LOC124605169 gene encoding tRNA N(3)-methylcytidine methyltransferase METTL6 — encoded protein: MIGMDAHVEERDERSVERTLTADERSKLENQNSRLVPQFLATKLELEAKKNWDLFYKRNDTRFFKDRHWTVREFSELSECSASEKSKVLLEVGCGVGNFVYPLIEEKLNLFIYACDFSPRAIEYVKSHSLYDETKIKAFQVDITTDEIFHYLQCGSVDIVTLVFVLSAIHPHKFLQTLRTLFKLLKPGGIMLFRDYGLYDMAQLRFKPGNKIAENFYMRQDGTRSYYFSVEEVHQLVKDAGFQVTTNSYIHRRTVNKKEEIDVPRIFIQGKFRKVPP